The following coding sequences are from one Arthrobacter sp. PvP023 window:
- a CDS encoding ABC transporter ATP-binding protein — MNNDLNLDRIPQDDAGDGSLQTRANTILKAADHGTPLELSNITIRYGGQKGGADAVNVVEGFDLTLHAGEMHCVAGRSGSGKTSILTVGAGLTLPTSGRVFWEGQSLESMGDDEIADRRRALIGYVDQGGALIDGMSALENVLLPAVPDGEVDQRRDMAKDLLDLVGLGRRMRHRPAQLSGGERQRVAIARALILGTRVLVVDEPTASLDRTSANRIISILKDTTSDGIAVLVASHDHELVRLSDTLTELI; from the coding sequence ATGAACAACGACCTGAATCTCGACCGGATTCCCCAGGATGACGCCGGGGACGGCTCGCTCCAGACCCGTGCCAACACCATCCTGAAGGCCGCGGACCACGGGACCCCGCTGGAACTGAGCAACATCACCATCCGCTACGGCGGGCAGAAGGGCGGCGCCGACGCCGTCAACGTCGTCGAAGGCTTCGACCTGACGCTCCACGCCGGGGAGATGCACTGCGTCGCCGGCCGAAGCGGCTCCGGCAAGACGAGTATCCTGACCGTCGGCGCCGGCCTTACCCTGCCGACGTCGGGCCGTGTCTTCTGGGAGGGCCAGTCACTGGAGAGCATGGGCGACGACGAAATCGCCGACCGCCGCCGGGCCCTGATCGGCTACGTTGACCAGGGCGGCGCGCTGATCGACGGCATGAGCGCCCTCGAGAACGTGCTGCTGCCCGCCGTGCCGGACGGTGAAGTGGACCAGCGCCGCGACATGGCCAAGGACCTCCTGGACCTTGTCGGCCTGGGGCGGCGGATGCGCCACCGCCCGGCGCAGCTGTCCGGCGGCGAGCGTCAGCGCGTGGCGATTGCGCGCGCACTGATCCTCGGAACACGCGTCCTCGTGGTCGACGAACCCACGGCAAGCCTGGACCGCACTTCGGCCAACCGCATCATCAGCATCCTCAAGGACACCACGTCCGACGGAATAGCCGTGCTGGTGGCGTCACATGACCACGAACTTGTCCGGCTCAGCGATACCCTGACCGAACTGATCTAG
- the metG gene encoding methionine--tRNA ligase produces the protein MSSSAQTPFYITTAITYPNGVPHIGHAYEYIATDAMARFKRLDGYDVFFLTGTDEHGMKIAQTADKEGITPKELVDRNAEIYKAAHSALGISYDRFIRTTDEDHYAASQAIWKKMEANGDIYLSKYEGWYSVRDEAYYVEDETVVKEDGLRYSRETDTELTWTAEESYFFRLSAYQDKLLALYEAHPEFGAPQSRFNEVISFVKRGLEDLSISRTTFDWGVPVPGNDKHVMYVWVDALTNYLTGVGYPDTESESFKKYWPADVHVIGKDISRFHAIYWPAFLMSAGLELPKRIMIHGFLNNNGVKMSKSLGNVVAPSDFVAQYGLDQVRFFFLREVPFGADGSYSHEAIVGRMNSDLANNFGNLAQRSLSMVAKNCEGRVPVPGAFTAEDSALLARANGLLDAARAAFEKQEFSRALEAIWGVLGDTNAYFAEQAPWVLRKTDVERMNTVLYVTLEVLRIVAILVQPVMPTASAALLATLGQPDGDARLFAAIAKPLVPGTELPAPSPIFPKYEEPAEG, from the coding sequence GTGTCGTCTTCAGCCCAGACCCCGTTCTACATCACCACTGCCATCACGTACCCCAACGGTGTGCCCCACATCGGCCACGCCTATGAGTACATTGCTACGGACGCAATGGCACGGTTCAAGCGCCTGGACGGTTACGACGTCTTCTTCCTGACCGGAACTGACGAACATGGCATGAAGATCGCGCAGACGGCCGACAAGGAAGGCATTACGCCGAAGGAACTGGTGGACCGGAACGCTGAGATCTACAAGGCCGCCCATTCCGCCCTGGGAATCTCGTACGACCGCTTCATCCGGACCACGGACGAGGACCACTACGCCGCATCCCAGGCCATCTGGAAGAAGATGGAGGCCAACGGGGACATCTACCTGTCCAAGTACGAGGGCTGGTACTCGGTCCGCGACGAGGCGTACTACGTTGAAGACGAGACCGTGGTCAAGGAGGACGGCCTCCGCTACTCGCGCGAGACGGATACCGAACTGACGTGGACGGCCGAGGAAAGCTACTTCTTCCGGCTTTCCGCCTACCAGGACAAGCTGCTGGCGCTGTATGAAGCACACCCCGAATTCGGTGCCCCCCAGTCCCGTTTCAACGAGGTCATCAGTTTCGTCAAGCGCGGACTCGAGGACCTGTCCATCAGCCGGACGACGTTCGACTGGGGCGTTCCCGTCCCCGGCAATGACAAGCACGTGATGTACGTGTGGGTGGATGCGTTGACCAACTACCTCACCGGCGTGGGCTACCCGGACACCGAATCGGAATCGTTCAAGAAGTACTGGCCGGCCGACGTCCACGTGATCGGCAAGGACATTTCCCGGTTCCACGCCATTTACTGGCCGGCGTTCCTGATGAGCGCCGGGCTGGAGCTGCCCAAGCGGATCATGATCCACGGCTTCCTGAACAACAACGGCGTCAAGATGTCCAAGTCGCTGGGCAACGTGGTGGCGCCGTCCGACTTCGTGGCCCAGTACGGCCTTGACCAGGTGCGTTTCTTCTTCCTGCGGGAAGTTCCTTTCGGCGCCGACGGCAGCTACAGTCATGAAGCCATCGTGGGCCGGATGAACTCCGACCTCGCCAACAACTTCGGAAACCTGGCACAGCGCTCATTGTCCATGGTCGCCAAGAATTGCGAGGGACGGGTCCCGGTCCCGGGCGCCTTCACGGCGGAGGACAGCGCGCTGCTGGCCCGGGCCAATGGCCTGCTGGACGCTGCCCGGGCGGCGTTCGAGAAGCAGGAATTCAGCCGCGCCCTGGAGGCGATCTGGGGCGTCCTGGGCGACACCAACGCGTACTTCGCCGAGCAGGCACCGTGGGTCCTGCGGAAGACCGACGTCGAACGCATGAACACGGTGCTGTACGTGACCCTTGAGGTGCTACGGATCGTGGCCATCCTGGTCCAGCCGGTTATGCCGACGGCGTCGGCAGCGCTTCTGGCGACCCTCGGCCAGCCCGACGGCGACGCCCGCCTCTTCGCGGCGATCGCCAAGCCGCTCGTTCCCGGGACGGAACTCCCGGCTCCTTCCCCGATTTTTCCGAAGTACGAGGAACCGGCCGAAGGGTAG
- a CDS encoding 3-isopropylmalate dehydrogenase encodes MSAPTINLAVIPGDGIGPEVIAEALKVLEKVVAAEGVTLDQTHYKLGAQHWLETGETLPEEVLSDLRTRDAILFGAVGAAPGDTRIPSGIIEREMLLKLRFSLDHFVNLRPSRLFGSVGSPLANPGKIDFIVVREGTEGPYVGNGGTLRAGTIHEVATEVSLNTAHGVERVVRDAFRRASERPRKHVTLVHKHNVLVYAGHLWKRTVEAVAKEFPDVTHDYLHIDAATIFMVTDPARFDVIVTDNLFGDIITDLAAAITGGIGLAASGNINMERTAPSMFEPVHGSAPDIAGQQKADPTAAILSAALLLDHLGYADAAKKIEAAVIADVEGRDGRERTTSAIGDAIAAAL; translated from the coding sequence ATGAGCGCACCCACGATAAATCTTGCTGTCATTCCCGGCGACGGCATCGGCCCGGAGGTCATCGCCGAAGCCTTGAAGGTCCTGGAAAAGGTTGTGGCCGCCGAAGGCGTCACCCTGGACCAGACCCATTACAAGCTCGGAGCCCAGCATTGGCTTGAGACAGGGGAGACCCTTCCGGAGGAAGTGCTGAGCGATCTCCGCACCCGGGACGCTATCCTGTTCGGCGCCGTCGGTGCAGCCCCCGGTGACACCCGGATCCCGTCCGGCATCATCGAGCGCGAGATGCTGCTAAAGCTCCGCTTCAGCCTCGACCACTTCGTCAACCTGCGGCCGTCGCGCCTTTTCGGCAGTGTCGGCAGCCCGCTCGCCAACCCCGGCAAGATTGACTTCATTGTGGTCCGCGAAGGCACCGAGGGTCCGTATGTCGGCAACGGCGGCACACTGCGCGCCGGGACAATCCACGAGGTTGCCACCGAGGTTTCGCTGAACACTGCCCATGGCGTGGAACGGGTTGTCCGCGACGCGTTCCGCCGCGCCAGCGAACGTCCGCGCAAGCACGTCACGCTGGTGCACAAGCACAATGTGCTTGTCTATGCCGGCCACTTGTGGAAGCGAACCGTTGAGGCGGTGGCCAAGGAATTCCCGGATGTCACCCACGACTACCTGCACATCGACGCAGCCACGATCTTCATGGTCACCGACCCCGCGCGCTTCGACGTCATTGTCACGGACAACCTTTTCGGCGACATCATCACGGACCTCGCGGCAGCCATCACCGGCGGCATCGGCCTGGCGGCTTCCGGCAACATCAACATGGAACGCACCGCCCCCTCCATGTTCGAACCCGTGCACGGATCTGCCCCCGACATCGCCGGCCAGCAAAAAGCCGATCCGACGGCGGCAATCCTGTCAGCGGCACTGCTGCTGGACCACCTCGGCTATGCAGATGCAGCGAAGAAGATCGAAGCGGCAGTCATTGCCGACGTCGAAGGCCGCGATGGCCGGGAGCGCACCACCAGTGCGATCGGCGACGCAATCGCCGCCGCCCTTTAG
- a CDS encoding branched-chain amino acid aminotransferase, whose amino-acid sequence MTQTAHGVEFTHQPSVTPKSAEERAAILANPGFGNYFTDHTAIVDYSVDENGKGGWHDARIEAYGPISLDPSAAVLHYGQEIFEGLKAYRHADGSVWTFRPEANAARLNKSARRLALPELPEEYFLGAIRELVQADREWVPAGDGEALYLRPFMIATEAFLGVRAAREVSFRVIASPAGNYFGGELKPVSIWISREYARAGRGGTGAAKCGGNYAASLIAQQEAEANGCKQVLFLDQFNDNAVEELGGMNVFFVMKDGSLVTPALTGTILEGVTRMSVMQVAKDMGRTVTERKITLDEWRDGVASGEITEVFACGTAAVITPIGVLKDATEFIGSEDAKAGETTMAIREQLLGIQTGTVEDTHGWLTRLA is encoded by the coding sequence ATGACTCAGACTGCCCATGGCGTCGAATTCACCCATCAGCCCTCGGTAACCCCGAAGTCTGCTGAAGAGCGTGCAGCCATCCTGGCGAACCCGGGTTTCGGCAACTATTTCACCGACCACACTGCGATTGTCGACTACAGCGTTGACGAGAACGGCAAGGGCGGCTGGCATGATGCACGCATCGAGGCATACGGTCCCATCTCGCTTGACCCGTCGGCAGCCGTGCTGCATTACGGCCAGGAGATCTTCGAGGGGCTCAAGGCCTACCGCCATGCCGACGGCTCGGTCTGGACGTTCCGCCCGGAGGCCAATGCCGCCCGCCTGAACAAGTCCGCCCGCAGGCTGGCGCTGCCGGAACTTCCAGAAGAGTACTTCCTCGGCGCCATCCGCGAGCTTGTCCAGGCCGACCGGGAGTGGGTTCCGGCCGGAGACGGCGAGGCACTCTACCTCCGCCCCTTCATGATCGCCACCGAAGCATTCCTTGGCGTGCGCGCGGCCAGGGAGGTCTCCTTCCGCGTGATCGCTTCCCCGGCCGGCAACTACTTCGGCGGCGAGTTGAAGCCCGTGTCAATCTGGATCTCCCGCGAGTACGCCCGTGCAGGCCGCGGCGGCACCGGCGCAGCCAAGTGCGGAGGCAACTATGCCGCCTCGCTGATCGCCCAGCAGGAGGCCGAGGCCAACGGCTGCAAGCAGGTCCTCTTCCTGGACCAGTTCAATGACAATGCCGTTGAAGAACTGGGCGGCATGAACGTCTTCTTCGTGATGAAGGACGGCTCGCTGGTCACGCCAGCCCTGACCGGAACCATCCTGGAGGGCGTCACCCGGATGTCCGTCATGCAGGTGGCCAAGGACATGGGCCGCACCGTCACCGAGCGCAAGATCACCCTGGACGAATGGCGCGACGGCGTGGCTTCGGGCGAGATCACCGAGGTCTTCGCCTGCGGGACTGCCGCCGTGATTACGCCCATCGGTGTCCTCAAGGACGCCACGGAGTTCATCGGCTCCGAGGACGCGAAGGCAGGCGAGACCACCATGGCCATCCGCGAGCAGCTCCTCGGCATCCAGACAGGCACGGTCGAGGATACGCACGGCTGGCTGACCCGCCTCGCCTGA